In Equus asinus isolate D_3611 breed Donkey chromosome 13, EquAss-T2T_v2, whole genome shotgun sequence, one DNA window encodes the following:
- the FBF1 gene encoding fas-binding factor 1 isoform X3, producing the protein MAPKTKKGLKGSIDDVLGGLLGDEMTPPDKPVELASHARDAAGVGRALPSSRAGTKSLLEDDAFSTMAGPAGADAEVSDISDADPQALLQAMKDLDDMDADLLGLKKSNLASSKRPAKVSGKEELPSDPKPAGIILAKEKGDAIPTKKPPPSPRSFGHPYRKFSFEDLEDPLAGLLSDDEGGSAKKPPRTDSKIASEKSPAPVRDQGPSIPLTPGDTPIRQKDELLFDDGDDLIATLGFGDSPKAERKPTGDQEGPRPARSKLDELLGRDTATKLLACPGSGEHREFKLDKKYQRPQDKEDPWGDEDFTFGAYQPTLGSSEGRQSRRQSVSRFLEEGGTDPKGEPGSKQSPPAASSPTHTRKGGADWLGLKDDDDLDLLPPSPTREAQRGGSALSTPSVPAPANQYPAPGRHSAPAGLPSSSPAKLPTKGAGSPAKASQPSQLGASEQKEEEDWLSHALSRKKSQGLAREERTVASKGRNLEAAGHPPSRSQPVASTPGLEQAAAGGTSGTAAEKPPARPAAMGSPVTWNQANLALRAGDPKRATAPGDLSGTEPAVGFPSSQEPAGLSVPIQSLLPESLARSLMPGTEYQKQLLAAQAQLQSGTAELQAELLQSQTRLAELEAQVRKLELERTQHRLLLESLQQRHQADLELIESAHRSRVKVLETSYQQREERLRRENEELSAQYLSHCQEAEQAQAELTAQHQRRLAAAAQEKDQEMERLRELQRASILEMRKDHEEQLRRLKLLKDREIDAVTSATSHTRSLNGIIEQMEKFSSSLTELSSRVEASHLTTTQERELGIRQRDEQLRALQERLGRQQRDMEEERSRLHEVIGKMEARLNEQSRLLEQERWRVSAEQSKAESAQRALEEQRKAMVQQVAMEREELERAKSALLEEQKSVMHKCGEERRRLAAEWAEFSAQQKLSKERAEREAERVLQVDTQREGTLVSLAKEQAELKIRASELRAKEDQLAAEREALERERQELRLEKERVSAAALRTRLRAEEVESMSQVASEKYEEGERALREARQVQSEQQARLRLVQQQQEQLRQQEQHMHQELLSLAQQRLQLDRVRQDLPSGPVGLLPRTQDPAASRLSAFSAIMAPAPTPQYSQPPASLGPSYLHAKLVLLKHTAEQDRDFLEDEQFFLETLKKASYNMTSHSA; encoded by the exons ATG GCACCAAAGACCAAAAAGGGATTGAAAG GCTCCATAGATGATGTCCTTGGTGGCCTCCTGGGGGATGAGA tgACACCACCTGACAAACCTGTTGAACTAGCTTCACATGCCAGAGACGCAGCAGGTGTAGGTCGGGCGCTGCCTTCCTCAAGGGCTGGAACAAA GTCCCTCCTGGAAGATGATGCCTTCAGCACTatggcaggccctgcaggagcTGACGCTGAG GTTTCAGACATCTCCGATGCAGACCCGCAGGCCTTGCTCCAGGCCATGAAG GATCTGGACGACATGGATGCCGATCTCTTAGGTCTGAAGAAGTCTAATCTAGCCTCTAGCAAAAGACCTGCAAAGGTTTCGGGGAAAGAAGAGCTGCCTAGTGATCCCAAACCTGCTGGCATAATACTAGCCAAAGAGAAAG GGGACGCCATTCCCACCAAGAAGCCACCTCCCTCTCCCCGCAGCTTTGGCCATCCGTACAGGAAGTTTTCCTTTGAAG ACTTGGAAGACCCATTGGCAGGGCTTCTTTCCGATGATGAGGGAGGAAGCGCCAAGAAGCCGCCTAGGACAGACAGTAAAATAGCTTCCGAAAAGAGCCCAGCCCCAGTCAGAGATCAAG GTCCCTCTATTCCTCTAACTCCTGGGGACACCCCCATCCGACAGAAAGACGAATTGCTGTTTGACGATGGGGACGACCTCATAGCCACACTGGGGTTTGGAGACAGCCCCAAAGCAGAGAGGAAGCCGACGGGAGACCA GGAAGGGCCCCGCCCCGCTCGCTCCAAGCTGGATGAGCTGCTGGGTCGAGACACTGCCACCAAACTCCTGGCCTGCCCGGGCAGCGGGGAGCACAGAGAGTTCAAGCTGGACAAGAAGTACCAGAGGCCTCAGG ACAAAGAAGATCCCTGGGGTGACGAGGACTTCACCTTTGGGGCCTATCAGCCCACCCTGGGCTCCTCTGAGGGCCGGCAGTCCCGCCGGCAGTCAGTCAG TAGGTTCTTAGAAGAAGGTGGCACAGACCCCAAGGGAGAACCAGGCTCCAAACAGAGCCCCCCAGCAGCGTCCAGCCCCACCCACACCAGGAAGGGAGGAGCTGACTGGTTGGGCCTCAAGGACGACGACGACTTGgacctgctccctccctctcccaccagaGAGGCTCAACGGGGAGGCTCAGCACTGTCTACACCCTCAGTACCCGCCCCTGCGAACCAGTATCCTGCCCCAGGCCGGCACTCTGCCCCAGCCGGGCTGCCCTCCTCCTCGCCGGCAAAGCTGCCAACTAAGGGTGCAGGTTCCCCTGCCAAAGCCAGCCAGCCTTCCCAGCTGGGAGCCTCTgaacagaaagaggaggaagattggctgagCCATGCCTTGTCTCGGAAGAAGTCCCAAGGTCTGGCCAGAGAGGAGCGCACTGTGGCCTCTAAGGGCCGGAACTTGGAGGCAGCAGGCCACCCCCCTTCTAGAAG CCAACCTGTTGCCAGCACTCCAGGGCTCGAGCAAGCAGCTGCTGGAGGGACCTCAGGAACAGCAGCAGAAAAGCCACCTGCCAGGCCTGCTGCCATGGG GTCCCCTGTGACTTGGAACCAGGCCAACTTGGCCCTCCGTGCAGGTGACCCAAAGAGGGCAACAGCCCCTGGAGACCTCTCCGGCACTg AGCCTGCTGTTGGTTTCCCAAGCTCCCAGGAACCTGCGGGGCTTTCTGTGCCCATCCAG TCCCTGCTCCCAGAGTCACTGGCACGGAGCCTCATGCCGGGCACAGAATACCAGAAGCAGCTCCTGGCTGCCCAGGCCCAGCTTCAGAGTGGCACTGCTGAGCTCCAGGCTGAGCTGCTGCAGAGTCAGACCCGGCTGGCAGAGCTGGAGGCCCAG GTGCGGAAGCTGGAGCTAGAGCGAACCCAGCACAGGCTGTTGCTGGAGAGTTTGCAGCAGCGACACCAGGCAGACCTGGAGCTCATCGAGAGTGCTCACAG AAGCCGCGTCAAGGTGCTAGAAACATCATACCAACAACGGGAAGAGCGGCTGCGGAGAGAGAACGAGGAGCTGTCTGCCCAGTATCTATCGCACTGCCAGGAAGCCGAGCAGGCCCAGGCCGAGCTCACAGCCCAGCACCAGCGGCGCTTGGCGGCCGCCGCGCAGGAGAAGGACCAGGAGATGGAACGACTCCGGGAGCTGCAGCG GGCCTCCATCCTGGAGATGCGCAAGGACCACGAGGAGCAGCTGCGGCGGCTGAAGCTGCTGAAGGACCGAGAGATCGACGCCGTCACCAGTGCCACCTCCCACACACG GTCCCTGAATGGTATCATCGAGCAGATGGAGAAGTTCTCCAGCAGCCTGACTGAGCTGTCCTCCCGCGTGGAGGCCTCGCACCTCACCACCACCCAGGAGCGGGAGCTGGGGATCCGGCAGCGGGACGAGCAGCTCCGAG CACTGCAGGAGAGGCTGGGCCGGCAGCAGCGGGACATGGAGGAAGAGCGGAGCCGGCTCCACGAGGTCATCGGGAAAATGGAGGCACGCCTGAACGAGCAGAGCCGGCTGCTGGAGCAG GAACGCTGGCGGGTGAGTGCCGAGCAGTCCAAGGCGGAGTCTGCACAGCGCGCTctggaggagcagaggaaggCCATGGTCCAGCAGGTCGCCATGGAGCGGGAGGAGCTGGAGAGGGCCAAG AGTGCCTTGCTGGAGGAGCAGAAGTCCGTCATGCACAAGTGTGGAGAGGAGCGGCGACGCCTGGCAGCCGAGTGGGCTGAGTTCTCTGCTCAGCAGAAGCTGAGTAAGGAGCGGGCCGAACGTGAGGCAGAGCGGGTGCTGCAGGTGGACACCCAGCGGGAGGGCACCCTCGTCAGCCTGGCCAAG GAGCAGGCAGAGCTGAAGATCAGGGCAAGCGAGCTGCGGGCCAAGGAAGACCAGCTGGCAGCCGAGAGGGAGGCTCTGGAGCGGGAGCGGCAGGAGCTGCGGCTGGAGAAGGAGAGGGTCAGCGCCGCCGCCCTGCGCACCAGGCTCCGTGCCGAGGAGGTGGAGAGCATGAGCCAG GTGGCCTCGGAGAAGTATGAGGAAGGGGAGCGGGCACTGCGTGAGGCCCGGCAGGTGCAGTCAGAGCAGCAGGCCCGACTACGGCtggtgcagcagcagcaggagcagctgcGGCAGCAGGAGCAGCACATGCATCAG GAGCTTCTGAGTCTGGCCcagcagaggctgcagctggACCGTGTCCGACAGGACCTGCCCTCTGGCCCCGTGGGGCTGCTGCCCAGGACCCAGGACCCCGCAGCCTCCCGCCTGAGTG CCTTTTCAGCCATCATGGCTCCTGCTCCCACCCCTCAGTACAGCCAGCCGCCGGCCAGCCTGGGCCCCTCGTACCTCCACGCCAAGCTGGTGCTGCTGAAACACACAGCTGAGCAG GACCGCGACTTCTTGGAGGATGAACAGTTCTTCCTGGAGACCCTGAAGAAAGCCTCCTACAATATGACATCACATTCAGCCTGA
- the FBF1 gene encoding fas-binding factor 1 isoform X5, with product MTPPDKPVELASHARDAAGVGRALPSSRAGTKSLLEDDAFSTMAGPAGADAEVSDISDADPQALLQAMKDLDDMDADLLGLKKSNLASSKRPAKVSGKEELPSDPKPAGIILAKEKGDAIPTKKPPPSPRSFGHPYRKFSFEDLEDPLAGLLSDDEGGSAKKPPRTDSKIASEKSPAPVRDQGPSIPLTPGDTPIRQKDELLFDDGDDLIATLGFGDSPKAERKPTGDQEGPRPARSKLDELLGRDTATKLLACPGSGEHREFKLDKKYQRPQDKEDPWGDEDFTFGAYQPTLGSSEGRQSRRQSVSRFLEEGGTDPKGEPGSKQSPPAASSPTHTRKGGADWLGLKDDDDLDLLPPSPTREAQRGGSALSTPSVPAPANQYPAPGRHSAPAGLPSSSPAKLPTKGAGSPAKASQPSQLGASEQKEEEDWLSHALSRKKSQGLAREERTVASKGRNLEAAGHPPSRSQPVASTPGLEQAAAGGTSGTAAEKPPARPAAMGSPVTWNQANLALRAGDPKRATAPGDLSGTEPAVGFPSSQEPAGLSVPIQSLLPESLARSLMPGTEYQKQLLAAQAQLQSGTAELQAELLQSQTRLAELEAQVRKLELERTQHRLLLESLQQRHQADLELIESAHRSRVKVLETSYQQREERLRRENEELSAQYLSHCQEAEQAQAELTAQHQRRLAAAAQEKDQEMERLRELQRASILEMRKDHEEQLRRLKLLKDREIDAVTSATSHTRSLNGIIEQMEKFSSSLTELSSRVEASHLTTTQERELGIRQRDEQLRALQERLGRQQRDMEEERSRLHEVIGKMEARLNEQSRLLEQERWRVSAEQSKAESAQRALEEQRKAMVQQVAMEREELERAKSALLEEQKSVMHKCGEERRRLAAEWAEFSAQQKLSKERAEREAERVLQVDTQREGTLVSLAKEQAELKIRASELRAKEDQLAAEREALERERQELRLEKERVSAAALRTRLRAEEVESMSQVASEKYEEGERALREARQVQSEQQARLRLVQQQQEQLRQQEQHMHQELLSLAQQRLQLDRVRQDLPSGPVGLLPRTQDPAASRLSAFSAIMAPAPTPQYSQPPASLGPSYLHAKLVLLKHTAEQDRDFLEDEQFFLETLKKASYNMTSHSA from the exons A tgACACCACCTGACAAACCTGTTGAACTAGCTTCACATGCCAGAGACGCAGCAGGTGTAGGTCGGGCGCTGCCTTCCTCAAGGGCTGGAACAAA GTCCCTCCTGGAAGATGATGCCTTCAGCACTatggcaggccctgcaggagcTGACGCTGAG GTTTCAGACATCTCCGATGCAGACCCGCAGGCCTTGCTCCAGGCCATGAAG GATCTGGACGACATGGATGCCGATCTCTTAGGTCTGAAGAAGTCTAATCTAGCCTCTAGCAAAAGACCTGCAAAGGTTTCGGGGAAAGAAGAGCTGCCTAGTGATCCCAAACCTGCTGGCATAATACTAGCCAAAGAGAAAG GGGACGCCATTCCCACCAAGAAGCCACCTCCCTCTCCCCGCAGCTTTGGCCATCCGTACAGGAAGTTTTCCTTTGAAG ACTTGGAAGACCCATTGGCAGGGCTTCTTTCCGATGATGAGGGAGGAAGCGCCAAGAAGCCGCCTAGGACAGACAGTAAAATAGCTTCCGAAAAGAGCCCAGCCCCAGTCAGAGATCAAG GTCCCTCTATTCCTCTAACTCCTGGGGACACCCCCATCCGACAGAAAGACGAATTGCTGTTTGACGATGGGGACGACCTCATAGCCACACTGGGGTTTGGAGACAGCCCCAAAGCAGAGAGGAAGCCGACGGGAGACCA GGAAGGGCCCCGCCCCGCTCGCTCCAAGCTGGATGAGCTGCTGGGTCGAGACACTGCCACCAAACTCCTGGCCTGCCCGGGCAGCGGGGAGCACAGAGAGTTCAAGCTGGACAAGAAGTACCAGAGGCCTCAGG ACAAAGAAGATCCCTGGGGTGACGAGGACTTCACCTTTGGGGCCTATCAGCCCACCCTGGGCTCCTCTGAGGGCCGGCAGTCCCGCCGGCAGTCAGTCAG TAGGTTCTTAGAAGAAGGTGGCACAGACCCCAAGGGAGAACCAGGCTCCAAACAGAGCCCCCCAGCAGCGTCCAGCCCCACCCACACCAGGAAGGGAGGAGCTGACTGGTTGGGCCTCAAGGACGACGACGACTTGgacctgctccctccctctcccaccagaGAGGCTCAACGGGGAGGCTCAGCACTGTCTACACCCTCAGTACCCGCCCCTGCGAACCAGTATCCTGCCCCAGGCCGGCACTCTGCCCCAGCCGGGCTGCCCTCCTCCTCGCCGGCAAAGCTGCCAACTAAGGGTGCAGGTTCCCCTGCCAAAGCCAGCCAGCCTTCCCAGCTGGGAGCCTCTgaacagaaagaggaggaagattggctgagCCATGCCTTGTCTCGGAAGAAGTCCCAAGGTCTGGCCAGAGAGGAGCGCACTGTGGCCTCTAAGGGCCGGAACTTGGAGGCAGCAGGCCACCCCCCTTCTAGAAG CCAACCTGTTGCCAGCACTCCAGGGCTCGAGCAAGCAGCTGCTGGAGGGACCTCAGGAACAGCAGCAGAAAAGCCACCTGCCAGGCCTGCTGCCATGGG GTCCCCTGTGACTTGGAACCAGGCCAACTTGGCCCTCCGTGCAGGTGACCCAAAGAGGGCAACAGCCCCTGGAGACCTCTCCGGCACTg AGCCTGCTGTTGGTTTCCCAAGCTCCCAGGAACCTGCGGGGCTTTCTGTGCCCATCCAG TCCCTGCTCCCAGAGTCACTGGCACGGAGCCTCATGCCGGGCACAGAATACCAGAAGCAGCTCCTGGCTGCCCAGGCCCAGCTTCAGAGTGGCACTGCTGAGCTCCAGGCTGAGCTGCTGCAGAGTCAGACCCGGCTGGCAGAGCTGGAGGCCCAG GTGCGGAAGCTGGAGCTAGAGCGAACCCAGCACAGGCTGTTGCTGGAGAGTTTGCAGCAGCGACACCAGGCAGACCTGGAGCTCATCGAGAGTGCTCACAG AAGCCGCGTCAAGGTGCTAGAAACATCATACCAACAACGGGAAGAGCGGCTGCGGAGAGAGAACGAGGAGCTGTCTGCCCAGTATCTATCGCACTGCCAGGAAGCCGAGCAGGCCCAGGCCGAGCTCACAGCCCAGCACCAGCGGCGCTTGGCGGCCGCCGCGCAGGAGAAGGACCAGGAGATGGAACGACTCCGGGAGCTGCAGCG GGCCTCCATCCTGGAGATGCGCAAGGACCACGAGGAGCAGCTGCGGCGGCTGAAGCTGCTGAAGGACCGAGAGATCGACGCCGTCACCAGTGCCACCTCCCACACACG GTCCCTGAATGGTATCATCGAGCAGATGGAGAAGTTCTCCAGCAGCCTGACTGAGCTGTCCTCCCGCGTGGAGGCCTCGCACCTCACCACCACCCAGGAGCGGGAGCTGGGGATCCGGCAGCGGGACGAGCAGCTCCGAG CACTGCAGGAGAGGCTGGGCCGGCAGCAGCGGGACATGGAGGAAGAGCGGAGCCGGCTCCACGAGGTCATCGGGAAAATGGAGGCACGCCTGAACGAGCAGAGCCGGCTGCTGGAGCAG GAACGCTGGCGGGTGAGTGCCGAGCAGTCCAAGGCGGAGTCTGCACAGCGCGCTctggaggagcagaggaaggCCATGGTCCAGCAGGTCGCCATGGAGCGGGAGGAGCTGGAGAGGGCCAAG AGTGCCTTGCTGGAGGAGCAGAAGTCCGTCATGCACAAGTGTGGAGAGGAGCGGCGACGCCTGGCAGCCGAGTGGGCTGAGTTCTCTGCTCAGCAGAAGCTGAGTAAGGAGCGGGCCGAACGTGAGGCAGAGCGGGTGCTGCAGGTGGACACCCAGCGGGAGGGCACCCTCGTCAGCCTGGCCAAG GAGCAGGCAGAGCTGAAGATCAGGGCAAGCGAGCTGCGGGCCAAGGAAGACCAGCTGGCAGCCGAGAGGGAGGCTCTGGAGCGGGAGCGGCAGGAGCTGCGGCTGGAGAAGGAGAGGGTCAGCGCCGCCGCCCTGCGCACCAGGCTCCGTGCCGAGGAGGTGGAGAGCATGAGCCAG GTGGCCTCGGAGAAGTATGAGGAAGGGGAGCGGGCACTGCGTGAGGCCCGGCAGGTGCAGTCAGAGCAGCAGGCCCGACTACGGCtggtgcagcagcagcaggagcagctgcGGCAGCAGGAGCAGCACATGCATCAG GAGCTTCTGAGTCTGGCCcagcagaggctgcagctggACCGTGTCCGACAGGACCTGCCCTCTGGCCCCGTGGGGCTGCTGCCCAGGACCCAGGACCCCGCAGCCTCCCGCCTGAGTG CCTTTTCAGCCATCATGGCTCCTGCTCCCACCCCTCAGTACAGCCAGCCGCCGGCCAGCCTGGGCCCCTCGTACCTCCACGCCAAGCTGGTGCTGCTGAAACACACAGCTGAGCAG GACCGCGACTTCTTGGAGGATGAACAGTTCTTCCTGGAGACCCTGAAGAAAGCCTCCTACAATATGACATCACATTCAGCCTGA
- the FBF1 gene encoding fas-binding factor 1 isoform X6 yields the protein MTPPDKPVELASHARDAAGVGRALPSSRAGTKSLLEDDAFSTMAGPAGADAEVSDISDADPQALLQAMKDLDDMDADLLGLKKSNLASSKRPAKVSGKEELPSDPKPAGIILAKEKGDAIPTKKPPPSPRSFGHPYRKFSFEDLEDPLAGLLSDDEGGSAKKPPRTDSKIASEKSPAPVRDQGPSIPLTPGDTPIRQKDELLFDDGDDLIATLGFGDSPKAERKPTGDQEGPRPARSKLDELLGRDTATKLLACPGSGEHREFKLDKKYQRPQDKEDPWGDEDFTFGAYQPTLGSSEGRQSRRQSVRFLEEGGTDPKGEPGSKQSPPAASSPTHTRKGGADWLGLKDDDDLDLLPPSPTREAQRGGSALSTPSVPAPANQYPAPGRHSAPAGLPSSSPAKLPTKGAGSPAKASQPSQLGASEQKEEEDWLSHALSRKKSQGLAREERTVASKGRNLEAAGHPPSRSQPVASTPGLEQAAAGGTSGTAAEKPPARPAAMGSPVTWNQANLALRAGDPKRATAPGDLSGTEPAVGFPSSQEPAGLSVPIQSLLPESLARSLMPGTEYQKQLLAAQAQLQSGTAELQAELLQSQTRLAELEAQVRKLELERTQHRLLLESLQQRHQADLELIESAHRSRVKVLETSYQQREERLRRENEELSAQYLSHCQEAEQAQAELTAQHQRRLAAAAQEKDQEMERLRELQRASILEMRKDHEEQLRRLKLLKDREIDAVTSATSHTRSLNGIIEQMEKFSSSLTELSSRVEASHLTTTQERELGIRQRDEQLRALQERLGRQQRDMEEERSRLHEVIGKMEARLNEQSRLLEQERWRVSAEQSKAESAQRALEEQRKAMVQQVAMEREELERAKSALLEEQKSVMHKCGEERRRLAAEWAEFSAQQKLSKERAEREAERVLQVDTQREGTLVSLAKEQAELKIRASELRAKEDQLAAEREALERERQELRLEKERVSAAALRTRLRAEEVESMSQVASEKYEEGERALREARQVQSEQQARLRLVQQQQEQLRQQEQHMHQELLSLAQQRLQLDRVRQDLPSGPVGLLPRTQDPAASRLSAFSAIMAPAPTPQYSQPPASLGPSYLHAKLVLLKHTAEQDRDFLEDEQFFLETLKKASYNMTSHSA from the exons A tgACACCACCTGACAAACCTGTTGAACTAGCTTCACATGCCAGAGACGCAGCAGGTGTAGGTCGGGCGCTGCCTTCCTCAAGGGCTGGAACAAA GTCCCTCCTGGAAGATGATGCCTTCAGCACTatggcaggccctgcaggagcTGACGCTGAG GTTTCAGACATCTCCGATGCAGACCCGCAGGCCTTGCTCCAGGCCATGAAG GATCTGGACGACATGGATGCCGATCTCTTAGGTCTGAAGAAGTCTAATCTAGCCTCTAGCAAAAGACCTGCAAAGGTTTCGGGGAAAGAAGAGCTGCCTAGTGATCCCAAACCTGCTGGCATAATACTAGCCAAAGAGAAAG GGGACGCCATTCCCACCAAGAAGCCACCTCCCTCTCCCCGCAGCTTTGGCCATCCGTACAGGAAGTTTTCCTTTGAAG ACTTGGAAGACCCATTGGCAGGGCTTCTTTCCGATGATGAGGGAGGAAGCGCCAAGAAGCCGCCTAGGACAGACAGTAAAATAGCTTCCGAAAAGAGCCCAGCCCCAGTCAGAGATCAAG GTCCCTCTATTCCTCTAACTCCTGGGGACACCCCCATCCGACAGAAAGACGAATTGCTGTTTGACGATGGGGACGACCTCATAGCCACACTGGGGTTTGGAGACAGCCCCAAAGCAGAGAGGAAGCCGACGGGAGACCA GGAAGGGCCCCGCCCCGCTCGCTCCAAGCTGGATGAGCTGCTGGGTCGAGACACTGCCACCAAACTCCTGGCCTGCCCGGGCAGCGGGGAGCACAGAGAGTTCAAGCTGGACAAGAAGTACCAGAGGCCTCAGG ACAAAGAAGATCCCTGGGGTGACGAGGACTTCACCTTTGGGGCCTATCAGCCCACCCTGGGCTCCTCTGAGGGCCGGCAGTCCCGCCGGCAGTCAGTCAG GTTCTTAGAAGAAGGTGGCACAGACCCCAAGGGAGAACCAGGCTCCAAACAGAGCCCCCCAGCAGCGTCCAGCCCCACCCACACCAGGAAGGGAGGAGCTGACTGGTTGGGCCTCAAGGACGACGACGACTTGgacctgctccctccctctcccaccagaGAGGCTCAACGGGGAGGCTCAGCACTGTCTACACCCTCAGTACCCGCCCCTGCGAACCAGTATCCTGCCCCAGGCCGGCACTCTGCCCCAGCCGGGCTGCCCTCCTCCTCGCCGGCAAAGCTGCCAACTAAGGGTGCAGGTTCCCCTGCCAAAGCCAGCCAGCCTTCCCAGCTGGGAGCCTCTgaacagaaagaggaggaagattggctgagCCATGCCTTGTCTCGGAAGAAGTCCCAAGGTCTGGCCAGAGAGGAGCGCACTGTGGCCTCTAAGGGCCGGAACTTGGAGGCAGCAGGCCACCCCCCTTCTAGAAG CCAACCTGTTGCCAGCACTCCAGGGCTCGAGCAAGCAGCTGCTGGAGGGACCTCAGGAACAGCAGCAGAAAAGCCACCTGCCAGGCCTGCTGCCATGGG GTCCCCTGTGACTTGGAACCAGGCCAACTTGGCCCTCCGTGCAGGTGACCCAAAGAGGGCAACAGCCCCTGGAGACCTCTCCGGCACTg AGCCTGCTGTTGGTTTCCCAAGCTCCCAGGAACCTGCGGGGCTTTCTGTGCCCATCCAG TCCCTGCTCCCAGAGTCACTGGCACGGAGCCTCATGCCGGGCACAGAATACCAGAAGCAGCTCCTGGCTGCCCAGGCCCAGCTTCAGAGTGGCACTGCTGAGCTCCAGGCTGAGCTGCTGCAGAGTCAGACCCGGCTGGCAGAGCTGGAGGCCCAG GTGCGGAAGCTGGAGCTAGAGCGAACCCAGCACAGGCTGTTGCTGGAGAGTTTGCAGCAGCGACACCAGGCAGACCTGGAGCTCATCGAGAGTGCTCACAG AAGCCGCGTCAAGGTGCTAGAAACATCATACCAACAACGGGAAGAGCGGCTGCGGAGAGAGAACGAGGAGCTGTCTGCCCAGTATCTATCGCACTGCCAGGAAGCCGAGCAGGCCCAGGCCGAGCTCACAGCCCAGCACCAGCGGCGCTTGGCGGCCGCCGCGCAGGAGAAGGACCAGGAGATGGAACGACTCCGGGAGCTGCAGCG GGCCTCCATCCTGGAGATGCGCAAGGACCACGAGGAGCAGCTGCGGCGGCTGAAGCTGCTGAAGGACCGAGAGATCGACGCCGTCACCAGTGCCACCTCCCACACACG GTCCCTGAATGGTATCATCGAGCAGATGGAGAAGTTCTCCAGCAGCCTGACTGAGCTGTCCTCCCGCGTGGAGGCCTCGCACCTCACCACCACCCAGGAGCGGGAGCTGGGGATCCGGCAGCGGGACGAGCAGCTCCGAG CACTGCAGGAGAGGCTGGGCCGGCAGCAGCGGGACATGGAGGAAGAGCGGAGCCGGCTCCACGAGGTCATCGGGAAAATGGAGGCACGCCTGAACGAGCAGAGCCGGCTGCTGGAGCAG GAACGCTGGCGGGTGAGTGCCGAGCAGTCCAAGGCGGAGTCTGCACAGCGCGCTctggaggagcagaggaaggCCATGGTCCAGCAGGTCGCCATGGAGCGGGAGGAGCTGGAGAGGGCCAAG AGTGCCTTGCTGGAGGAGCAGAAGTCCGTCATGCACAAGTGTGGAGAGGAGCGGCGACGCCTGGCAGCCGAGTGGGCTGAGTTCTCTGCTCAGCAGAAGCTGAGTAAGGAGCGGGCCGAACGTGAGGCAGAGCGGGTGCTGCAGGTGGACACCCAGCGGGAGGGCACCCTCGTCAGCCTGGCCAAG GAGCAGGCAGAGCTGAAGATCAGGGCAAGCGAGCTGCGGGCCAAGGAAGACCAGCTGGCAGCCGAGAGGGAGGCTCTGGAGCGGGAGCGGCAGGAGCTGCGGCTGGAGAAGGAGAGGGTCAGCGCCGCCGCCCTGCGCACCAGGCTCCGTGCCGAGGAGGTGGAGAGCATGAGCCAG GTGGCCTCGGAGAAGTATGAGGAAGGGGAGCGGGCACTGCGTGAGGCCCGGCAGGTGCAGTCAGAGCAGCAGGCCCGACTACGGCtggtgcagcagcagcaggagcagctgcGGCAGCAGGAGCAGCACATGCATCAG GAGCTTCTGAGTCTGGCCcagcagaggctgcagctggACCGTGTCCGACAGGACCTGCCCTCTGGCCCCGTGGGGCTGCTGCCCAGGACCCAGGACCCCGCAGCCTCCCGCCTGAGTG CCTTTTCAGCCATCATGGCTCCTGCTCCCACCCCTCAGTACAGCCAGCCGCCGGCCAGCCTGGGCCCCTCGTACCTCCACGCCAAGCTGGTGCTGCTGAAACACACAGCTGAGCAG GACCGCGACTTCTTGGAGGATGAACAGTTCTTCCTGGAGACCCTGAAGAAAGCCTCCTACAATATGACATCACATTCAGCCTGA